In a genomic window of Primulina huaijiensis isolate GDHJ02 chromosome 10, ASM1229523v2, whole genome shotgun sequence:
- the LOC140986335 gene encoding mitochondrial import inner membrane translocase subunit TIM23-2-like translates to MAYQPRAPNQSTNSDENDSTRRLYNPYQSVYNLPTSPEYLFQEESLAQRRSWGENLTYYTGIGYLGGASAGAVKGLVSGVKSIEQTDTFKLKVNRILNGSGHTGRQVGNRCGVIGLMYAALESGMVAIRDSDDVINSVAAGLGTGALYKAAAGPRSAAVAGAIGGVIVGIAVAGKQVLKRYVPI, encoded by the coding sequence ATGGCGTACCAGCCTCGAGCTCCAAATCAATCTACCAATAGCGACGAAAACGATTCAACTCGCCGACTTTACAACCCTTACCAATCCGTATACAATCTCCCCACCTCCCCTGAATACCTGTTTCAAGAAGAGTCGCTCGCTCAGCGCCGATCCTGGGGGGAGAATCTCACGTATTATACGGGAATCGGGTACCTTGGTGGCGCATCGGCTGGCGCTGTCAAGGGTCTTGTGTCCGGAGTTAAATCCATTGAGCAGACCGATACGTTTAAGCTGAAAGTGAATCGGATTCTTAACGGATCGGGCCATACGGGTCGACAGGTGGGTAATCGATGCGGTGTTATAGGGTTGATGTATGCGGCTCTTGAGAGTGGAATGGTGGCGATTAGGGATTCGGATGACGTCATCAACAGTGTCGCTGCGGGGTTGGGGACTGGAGCTCTGTACAAGGCGGCGGCGGGACCAAGGTCTGCGGCGGTGGCCGGAGCCATAGGTGGCGTGATTGTGGGGATTGCTGTTGCGGGGAAGCAGGTGTTGAAGCGTTACGTGCccatttga
- the LOC140986091 gene encoding dihydrolipoyllysine-residue acetyltransferase component 2 of pyruvate dehydrogenase complex, mitochondrial-like isoform X2 translates to MTYASRILNHSKKFRLAQNVLRNDRAIMMRWFTHNARPSVDKIDEVSRSRQLGLGSGDKRGISKFSSEDCFSISSRAVNPTKELTMKMCKGNTLFARKMHASAIGVEFDRHRSSARSFSTESGLPPHEEIGMPSLSPTMTEGNIARWLKKEGDKVSTGEVLCEVETDKATVEMECMEEGYLAKILRGDGSSGIKVGEIIAITVEEEEDVAKFKDYKPSTSAAAAAPKSQSAPITPEKETEEVPVASPEPKASEPATPSPAGDRAFSSPLAKKLAEDNNVSLSNIKGTGPEGRIVKADIEDHLASHGKGVSEDPKVGKPTSGAPDYTDIPHTQIRKITASSLLQSKQTIPHYYLTVDTWVDKLMELRSHLNSLQEASGGKRISVNDLVIKAAALALRKVPQCNSSWTNDYIRQYHNVNINVAVQTDKGLYVPVIRDADQKGLSKISDEVKHLAQKAKENSLKPEDYEGGTFTVSNLGGPFDIKQFCAIINPPQSGILAVGSAEKRVVPGTGPDQYKFASFMAVTLSCDHRVIDGAIGAEWLKAFKGYIENPESMLL, encoded by the exons ATGACTTACGCTTCAAGAATTCTCAATCACTCCAAAAAG TTCAGACTTGCCCAGAACGTTTTGCGAAATGATCGTGCGATCATGATGCGCTGGTTTACACATAATGCCAGGCCATCAGTCGATAAAATAGATG AAGTTTCAAGGTCCAGACAACTTGGTCTTGGATCTGGAGACAAGCGTGGCATTTCTAAGTTTTCCAGTGAAGACTGTTTTTCTATCAGTAGCCGAGCAGTGAATCCCACCAAG GAATTAACTATGAAAATGTGCAAGGGAAATACTCTGTTCGCACGGAAGATGCATGCATCAGCAATAGGCGTAGAGTTTGACAG ACATCGAAGCTCAGCCAGAAGTTTTTCAACAGAGTCAG GTCTTCCGCCACACGAAGAGATTGGGATGCCTTCTCTGTCACCTACCATGACAGAG GGAAATATTGCTAGGTGGTTGAAGAAAGAGGGCGACAAAGTTTCTACAGGAGAAGTGCTCTGTGAAGTGGAAACC GACAAAGCTACGGTTGAAATGGAGTGCATGGAGGAAGGATATCTTGCAAAAATTTTACGTGGTGATGGCTCAAGTGGGATAAAAGTTGGCGAG ATTATTGCCATAACTGTTGAAGAAGAGGAGGATGTTGCAAAATTTAAAGACTACAAACCCTCAACATCAGCTGCTGCAGCAGCTCCAAAATCACAATCTGCTCCAATCACACCTGAAAAAGAGACCGAAGAAGTGCCTGTTGCTTCACCAGAGCCAAAAGCTTCCGAGCCTGCTACACCTTCTCCAGCTGGAGACCGCGCTTTTTCCAGTCCTCTTGCCAAGAAACTAGCAGAAGATAACAAT GTATCTCTTTCAAACATCAAAGGAACTGGTCCAGAGGGACGAATTGTGAAGGCTGATATTGAGGATCACCTTG CTTCTCATGGTAAGGGAGTTTCAGAAGATCCCAAGGTGGGCAAGCCAACATCTGGTGCTCCGGATTACACAGACATCCCTCATACACAAATTAGGAAG ATCACAGCGTCTTCGTTGTTGCAATCAAAACAAACCATCCCGCACTATTACCTAACTGTGGATACATGGGTTGACAAGTTGATGGA ATTGCGGAGCCACTTGAATTCATTGCAAGAAGCTTCAGGTGGAAAAAGGATATCTGTCAATGATCTTGTGATTAAA GCTGCTGCCCTGGCTCTTAGAAAAGTTCCTCAATGTAATAGTTCATGGACCAATGATTATATTCGCCA GTATCACAATGTGAATATAAATGTCGCAGTGCAAACAGATAAAGGGTTATATGTTCCCGTAATTAGG GATGCTGACCAGAAAGGTTTGTCGAAGATTTCTGATGAAGTCAAACATTTAGCTCAGAAAGCAAAAGAAAACAGCTTGAAACCGGAAGATTATGAG GGGGGCACGTTCACGGTTTCAAACTTGGGAGGGCCATTTGATATCAAGCAGTTTTGTGCCATCATCAATCCTCCACAATCAGGCATTCTTGCAGTTGGTTCTG CTGAAAAGAGGGTCGTACCTGGTACCGGTCCTGACCAGTATAAATTCGCATCATTCATGGCTGTTACATTGAGCTGTGATCATCGGGTAATTGACG GTGCCATCGGCGCAGAATGGCTGAAGGCTTTCAAAGGTTACATCGAGAATCCAGAGTCGATGTTGCTTTAA
- the LOC140986091 gene encoding dihydrolipoyllysine-residue acetyltransferase component 2 of pyruvate dehydrogenase complex, mitochondrial-like isoform X1, giving the protein MTYASRILNHSKKFRLAQNVLRNDRAIMMRWFTHNARPSVDKIDEVSRSRQLGLGSGDKRGISKFSSEDCFSISSRAVNPTKELTMKMCKGNTLFARKMHASAIGVEFDSRHRSSARSFSTESGLPPHEEIGMPSLSPTMTEGNIARWLKKEGDKVSTGEVLCEVETDKATVEMECMEEGYLAKILRGDGSSGIKVGEIIAITVEEEEDVAKFKDYKPSTSAAAAAPKSQSAPITPEKETEEVPVASPEPKASEPATPSPAGDRAFSSPLAKKLAEDNNVSLSNIKGTGPEGRIVKADIEDHLASHGKGVSEDPKVGKPTSGAPDYTDIPHTQIRKITASSLLQSKQTIPHYYLTVDTWVDKLMELRSHLNSLQEASGGKRISVNDLVIKAAALALRKVPQCNSSWTNDYIRQYHNVNINVAVQTDKGLYVPVIRDADQKGLSKISDEVKHLAQKAKENSLKPEDYEGGTFTVSNLGGPFDIKQFCAIINPPQSGILAVGSAEKRVVPGTGPDQYKFASFMAVTLSCDHRVIDGAIGAEWLKAFKGYIENPESMLL; this is encoded by the exons ATGACTTACGCTTCAAGAATTCTCAATCACTCCAAAAAG TTCAGACTTGCCCAGAACGTTTTGCGAAATGATCGTGCGATCATGATGCGCTGGTTTACACATAATGCCAGGCCATCAGTCGATAAAATAGATG AAGTTTCAAGGTCCAGACAACTTGGTCTTGGATCTGGAGACAAGCGTGGCATTTCTAAGTTTTCCAGTGAAGACTGTTTTTCTATCAGTAGCCGAGCAGTGAATCCCACCAAG GAATTAACTATGAAAATGTGCAAGGGAAATACTCTGTTCGCACGGAAGATGCATGCATCAGCAATAGGCGTAGAGTTTGACAG TAGACATCGAAGCTCAGCCAGAAGTTTTTCAACAGAGTCAG GTCTTCCGCCACACGAAGAGATTGGGATGCCTTCTCTGTCACCTACCATGACAGAG GGAAATATTGCTAGGTGGTTGAAGAAAGAGGGCGACAAAGTTTCTACAGGAGAAGTGCTCTGTGAAGTGGAAACC GACAAAGCTACGGTTGAAATGGAGTGCATGGAGGAAGGATATCTTGCAAAAATTTTACGTGGTGATGGCTCAAGTGGGATAAAAGTTGGCGAG ATTATTGCCATAACTGTTGAAGAAGAGGAGGATGTTGCAAAATTTAAAGACTACAAACCCTCAACATCAGCTGCTGCAGCAGCTCCAAAATCACAATCTGCTCCAATCACACCTGAAAAAGAGACCGAAGAAGTGCCTGTTGCTTCACCAGAGCCAAAAGCTTCCGAGCCTGCTACACCTTCTCCAGCTGGAGACCGCGCTTTTTCCAGTCCTCTTGCCAAGAAACTAGCAGAAGATAACAAT GTATCTCTTTCAAACATCAAAGGAACTGGTCCAGAGGGACGAATTGTGAAGGCTGATATTGAGGATCACCTTG CTTCTCATGGTAAGGGAGTTTCAGAAGATCCCAAGGTGGGCAAGCCAACATCTGGTGCTCCGGATTACACAGACATCCCTCATACACAAATTAGGAAG ATCACAGCGTCTTCGTTGTTGCAATCAAAACAAACCATCCCGCACTATTACCTAACTGTGGATACATGGGTTGACAAGTTGATGGA ATTGCGGAGCCACTTGAATTCATTGCAAGAAGCTTCAGGTGGAAAAAGGATATCTGTCAATGATCTTGTGATTAAA GCTGCTGCCCTGGCTCTTAGAAAAGTTCCTCAATGTAATAGTTCATGGACCAATGATTATATTCGCCA GTATCACAATGTGAATATAAATGTCGCAGTGCAAACAGATAAAGGGTTATATGTTCCCGTAATTAGG GATGCTGACCAGAAAGGTTTGTCGAAGATTTCTGATGAAGTCAAACATTTAGCTCAGAAAGCAAAAGAAAACAGCTTGAAACCGGAAGATTATGAG GGGGGCACGTTCACGGTTTCAAACTTGGGAGGGCCATTTGATATCAAGCAGTTTTGTGCCATCATCAATCCTCCACAATCAGGCATTCTTGCAGTTGGTTCTG CTGAAAAGAGGGTCGTACCTGGTACCGGTCCTGACCAGTATAAATTCGCATCATTCATGGCTGTTACATTGAGCTGTGATCATCGGGTAATTGACG GTGCCATCGGCGCAGAATGGCTGAAGGCTTTCAAAGGTTACATCGAGAATCCAGAGTCGATGTTGCTTTAA
- the LOC140986221 gene encoding glycylpeptide N-tetradecanoyltransferase 1-like isoform X2: protein MADNNAPTEDLVSSGDNNVSSDNENEVTIDTLAKKVQESLSLAKRHKFWETQPVGQFKDLGNTSLPEGPIEQPTPLSEVKQEPYNLPTPYEWITCDIDSEEVCNEVYTLLTNNYVEDDENMFRFNYSKEFLCWALRPPGYFRSWHIGVRVKTSKKLVAFITGIPAKIRVRDTVVLMAEVNFLCVHKKLRSKRLAPVMIKEVTRRIHLENIWQAAYTAGVVLPTPITTCQYWHRSLNPKKLIDVGFSRLGARMTMSRTIKLYKLPDQTSIPGFRKMERHDLPAVTRLLRNYLKQFVVAPDFDENDVEHWMLPQENVVDSYLVESPDTHEITDFCSFYTLPSSILGNQNYSTLKAAYSYYNVSTKTPLLHLMNDALVVAKKKEFDVFNALDVMQNETFLKELKFGPGDGKLHYYLYNYRLKHVLRASELGLVLL, encoded by the coding sequence ATGGCTGATAACAATGCACCAACTGAAGACCTCGTTTCTTCAGGGGATAATAATGTATCGTCTGACAATGAGAACGAAGTAACAATTGATACCTTGGCAAAGAAGGTCCAAGAGTCTCTCTCACTGGCTAAGAGGCACAAGTTTTGGGAAACGCAACCTGTTGGCCAATTCAAGGATCTTGGAAATACGAGCCTTCCGGAAGGCCCAATCGAGCAACCGACACCTTTGTCTGAAGTTAAACAAGAACCATACAATCTCCCGACTCCTTACGAGTGGATTACATGTGATATAGACTCTGAAGAGGTGTGCAATGAAGTGTATACTCTGTTGACAAACAATTATGTTGAGGATGATGAGAATATGTTCAGGTTCAACTACTCGAAGGAGTTTCTTTGTTGGGCCCTTCGCCCTCCTGGTTATTTTAGGAGCTGGCATATTGGAGTGAGGGTGAAGACTTCAAAAAAATTGGTTGCATTCATTACTGGGATCCCTGCAAAAATCCGGGTTCGGGATACTGTTGTGTTGATGGCCGAGGTAAACTTTTTGTGTGTGCACAAGAAGCTTCGATCCAAAAGACTTGCTCCAGTCATGATTAAAGAGGTTACCCGAAGAATTCATTTGGAGAATATATGGCAAGCGGCTTATACTGCTGGAGTTGTCCTTCCCACGCCAATCACGACTTGTCAGTATTGGCACCGATCTTTGAATCCCAAGAAACTAATCGATGTGGGGTTTTCGAGGCTCGGTGCAAGAATGACGATGAGCCGGACGATCAAGCTATACAAGTTACCTGACCAGACATCAATTCCCGGGTTTAGAAAGATGGAACGGCACGATCTCCCGGCAGTAACACGGTTGCTTAGAAATTACTTGAAGCAATTTGTCGTGGCACCGGACTTTGATGAGAATGATGTAGAGCACTGGATGCTTCCACAGGAGAATGTTGTGGATAGTTATTTGGTGGAGAGTCCCGATACACATGAAATCACAGATTTTTGCAGCTTTTACACCCTTCCTTCTTCCATACTCGGGAACCAAAACTATTCGACTCTTAAGGCCGCATACTCTTACTACAATGTGTCGACAAAGACCCCATTACTTCATCTGATGAATGATGCTCTTGTCGTGGCCAAGAAGAAGGaatttgatgtttttaatgCGTTGGATGTTATGCAAAACGAGACATTCTTGAAGGAACTGAAATTTGGACCGGGAGATGGGAAACTTCACTACTATCTGTACAACTATCGGCTCAAGCATGTTTTAAGAGCATCTGAGCTTGGGCTTGTGCTCTTGTAG
- the LOC140986091 gene encoding dihydrolipoyllysine-residue acetyltransferase component 2 of pyruvate dehydrogenase complex, mitochondrial-like isoform X3 produces the protein MTYASRILNHSKKFRLAQNVLRNDRAIMMRWFTHNARPSVDKIDVSRSRQLGLGSGDKRGISKFSSEDCFSISSRAVNPTKELTMKMCKGNTLFARKMHASAIGVEFDSRHRSSARSFSTESGLPPHEEIGMPSLSPTMTEGNIARWLKKEGDKVSTGEVLCEVETDKATVEMECMEEGYLAKILRGDGSSGIKVGEIIAITVEEEEDVAKFKDYKPSTSAAAAAPKSQSAPITPEKETEEVPVASPEPKASEPATPSPAGDRAFSSPLAKKLAEDNNVSLSNIKGTGPEGRIVKADIEDHLASHGKGVSEDPKVGKPTSGAPDYTDIPHTQIRKITASSLLQSKQTIPHYYLTVDTWVDKLMELRSHLNSLQEASGGKRISVNDLVIKAAALALRKVPQCNSSWTNDYIRQYHNVNINVAVQTDKGLYVPVIRDADQKGLSKISDEVKHLAQKAKENSLKPEDYEGGTFTVSNLGGPFDIKQFCAIINPPQSGILAVGSAEKRVVPGTGPDQYKFASFMAVTLSCDHRVIDGAIGAEWLKAFKGYIENPESMLL, from the exons ATGACTTACGCTTCAAGAATTCTCAATCACTCCAAAAAG TTCAGACTTGCCCAGAACGTTTTGCGAAATGATCGTGCGATCATGATGCGCTGGTTTACACATAATGCCAGGCCATCAGTCGATAAAATAGATG TTTCAAGGTCCAGACAACTTGGTCTTGGATCTGGAGACAAGCGTGGCATTTCTAAGTTTTCCAGTGAAGACTGTTTTTCTATCAGTAGCCGAGCAGTGAATCCCACCAAG GAATTAACTATGAAAATGTGCAAGGGAAATACTCTGTTCGCACGGAAGATGCATGCATCAGCAATAGGCGTAGAGTTTGACAG TAGACATCGAAGCTCAGCCAGAAGTTTTTCAACAGAGTCAG GTCTTCCGCCACACGAAGAGATTGGGATGCCTTCTCTGTCACCTACCATGACAGAG GGAAATATTGCTAGGTGGTTGAAGAAAGAGGGCGACAAAGTTTCTACAGGAGAAGTGCTCTGTGAAGTGGAAACC GACAAAGCTACGGTTGAAATGGAGTGCATGGAGGAAGGATATCTTGCAAAAATTTTACGTGGTGATGGCTCAAGTGGGATAAAAGTTGGCGAG ATTATTGCCATAACTGTTGAAGAAGAGGAGGATGTTGCAAAATTTAAAGACTACAAACCCTCAACATCAGCTGCTGCAGCAGCTCCAAAATCACAATCTGCTCCAATCACACCTGAAAAAGAGACCGAAGAAGTGCCTGTTGCTTCACCAGAGCCAAAAGCTTCCGAGCCTGCTACACCTTCTCCAGCTGGAGACCGCGCTTTTTCCAGTCCTCTTGCCAAGAAACTAGCAGAAGATAACAAT GTATCTCTTTCAAACATCAAAGGAACTGGTCCAGAGGGACGAATTGTGAAGGCTGATATTGAGGATCACCTTG CTTCTCATGGTAAGGGAGTTTCAGAAGATCCCAAGGTGGGCAAGCCAACATCTGGTGCTCCGGATTACACAGACATCCCTCATACACAAATTAGGAAG ATCACAGCGTCTTCGTTGTTGCAATCAAAACAAACCATCCCGCACTATTACCTAACTGTGGATACATGGGTTGACAAGTTGATGGA ATTGCGGAGCCACTTGAATTCATTGCAAGAAGCTTCAGGTGGAAAAAGGATATCTGTCAATGATCTTGTGATTAAA GCTGCTGCCCTGGCTCTTAGAAAAGTTCCTCAATGTAATAGTTCATGGACCAATGATTATATTCGCCA GTATCACAATGTGAATATAAATGTCGCAGTGCAAACAGATAAAGGGTTATATGTTCCCGTAATTAGG GATGCTGACCAGAAAGGTTTGTCGAAGATTTCTGATGAAGTCAAACATTTAGCTCAGAAAGCAAAAGAAAACAGCTTGAAACCGGAAGATTATGAG GGGGGCACGTTCACGGTTTCAAACTTGGGAGGGCCATTTGATATCAAGCAGTTTTGTGCCATCATCAATCCTCCACAATCAGGCATTCTTGCAGTTGGTTCTG CTGAAAAGAGGGTCGTACCTGGTACCGGTCCTGACCAGTATAAATTCGCATCATTCATGGCTGTTACATTGAGCTGTGATCATCGGGTAATTGACG GTGCCATCGGCGCAGAATGGCTGAAGGCTTTCAAAGGTTACATCGAGAATCCAGAGTCGATGTTGCTTTAA
- the LOC140986221 gene encoding glycylpeptide N-tetradecanoyltransferase 1-like isoform X1, which produces MHQEDVADVGVYPIWQMADNNAPTEDLVSSGDNNVSSDNENEVTIDTLAKKVQESLSLAKRHKFWETQPVGQFKDLGNTSLPEGPIEQPTPLSEVKQEPYNLPTPYEWITCDIDSEEVCNEVYTLLTNNYVEDDENMFRFNYSKEFLCWALRPPGYFRSWHIGVRVKTSKKLVAFITGIPAKIRVRDTVVLMAEVNFLCVHKKLRSKRLAPVMIKEVTRRIHLENIWQAAYTAGVVLPTPITTCQYWHRSLNPKKLIDVGFSRLGARMTMSRTIKLYKLPDQTSIPGFRKMERHDLPAVTRLLRNYLKQFVVAPDFDENDVEHWMLPQENVVDSYLVESPDTHEITDFCSFYTLPSSILGNQNYSTLKAAYSYYNVSTKTPLLHLMNDALVVAKKKEFDVFNALDVMQNETFLKELKFGPGDGKLHYYLYNYRLKHVLRASELGLVLL; this is translated from the coding sequence GATGGCTGATAACAATGCACCAACTGAAGACCTCGTTTCTTCAGGGGATAATAATGTATCGTCTGACAATGAGAACGAAGTAACAATTGATACCTTGGCAAAGAAGGTCCAAGAGTCTCTCTCACTGGCTAAGAGGCACAAGTTTTGGGAAACGCAACCTGTTGGCCAATTCAAGGATCTTGGAAATACGAGCCTTCCGGAAGGCCCAATCGAGCAACCGACACCTTTGTCTGAAGTTAAACAAGAACCATACAATCTCCCGACTCCTTACGAGTGGATTACATGTGATATAGACTCTGAAGAGGTGTGCAATGAAGTGTATACTCTGTTGACAAACAATTATGTTGAGGATGATGAGAATATGTTCAGGTTCAACTACTCGAAGGAGTTTCTTTGTTGGGCCCTTCGCCCTCCTGGTTATTTTAGGAGCTGGCATATTGGAGTGAGGGTGAAGACTTCAAAAAAATTGGTTGCATTCATTACTGGGATCCCTGCAAAAATCCGGGTTCGGGATACTGTTGTGTTGATGGCCGAGGTAAACTTTTTGTGTGTGCACAAGAAGCTTCGATCCAAAAGACTTGCTCCAGTCATGATTAAAGAGGTTACCCGAAGAATTCATTTGGAGAATATATGGCAAGCGGCTTATACTGCTGGAGTTGTCCTTCCCACGCCAATCACGACTTGTCAGTATTGGCACCGATCTTTGAATCCCAAGAAACTAATCGATGTGGGGTTTTCGAGGCTCGGTGCAAGAATGACGATGAGCCGGACGATCAAGCTATACAAGTTACCTGACCAGACATCAATTCCCGGGTTTAGAAAGATGGAACGGCACGATCTCCCGGCAGTAACACGGTTGCTTAGAAATTACTTGAAGCAATTTGTCGTGGCACCGGACTTTGATGAGAATGATGTAGAGCACTGGATGCTTCCACAGGAGAATGTTGTGGATAGTTATTTGGTGGAGAGTCCCGATACACATGAAATCACAGATTTTTGCAGCTTTTACACCCTTCCTTCTTCCATACTCGGGAACCAAAACTATTCGACTCTTAAGGCCGCATACTCTTACTACAATGTGTCGACAAAGACCCCATTACTTCATCTGATGAATGATGCTCTTGTCGTGGCCAAGAAGAAGGaatttgatgtttttaatgCGTTGGATGTTATGCAAAACGAGACATTCTTGAAGGAACTGAAATTTGGACCGGGAGATGGGAAACTTCACTACTATCTGTACAACTATCGGCTCAAGCATGTTTTAAGAGCATCTGAGCTTGGGCTTGTGCTCTTGTAG